From the Dendrosporobacter quercicolus genome, the window GCAACAGGCGCAGTCCACCCCTAACCCCGCTTTTGCCACTACCGCTGTCTGCGGCTTACTGGCGTTATACCTGTCTGATCCTAAACTGTCCACCAGCAGGGACAAAGCCATCCGGCAGGCATTGCTCCGTAATTCCGGAGCCTACACCAACCTGCTTTATCGCATCTGCCGGCTGCTAAGATTGAAACAGGCCTTATAGCTGAATTGCCCCTAAGGAACAACGGGAGCCGCCTCCAAGCCTTTCGGCGGGAGAGACGGCTCTTCGCTAGCTGCCGGTCATTGCCTTCCGGTGACCGGACCGGTTTCCACCAGCCGGTCTATCGACACATGAACGGTATTGCCTTTCTCCAGATAAGTAACATACGCGGTATTGCGCCCTTTGTCAATATTGTCAATCCACACAGCGTTATTGCGATACTGGACGCCAATGACATCGGCCGACTTCATGATTTCTTCGGCTCTATTTGCATGCATCGCCAAACCCCCTTTTTTTAGGGATAGTATTTGCCGCCTGTTTTATTATCATACAGACGCTGCAGCGATGCCGGACAAATGCCGCAGGAGAAAACTACTGCAGTGATTTATGGGCGGCCGGCACGGTAATTTGCTTAAAATAGCGGCCATTGATTTCAATGGTGTCACAAAGGCCGTCATCAACAATTCGCACCCGGCCGCTGCCAATAAATTTATCCACAGCCTCAGGACATTCCACTTCCTGCCATCTAAAACTCCGCTCATCAGGCGTACCGGCGTTCTCAGTGTAGATCTCAGCTTCAGGTCCGGGTTTCTCCTGGCCGCTGCACCGGGCCAGATGCCGCTCTAAATTTTCAATAAAAACCCGGCAGATATCTTCAGGAATATTGAGCGCGCCCTGTTCTTCCCCCGCTTCATCCGCCAAAGCCAAAAACAGGGCATTGCCAAAAATAATTTCCTGTTCGTCAGGGTGGGGAAACCGCCTGTTGGCGGTCAAACCCAGCGGTACCGCCAGGTCATTTACAAAAATATGCAGTGAAACGCCGTTGCCGACATTAAACAAGCGGGTACTGGCGAAATTTCCGGCCAGAATATCGGCTATTTCTTCAATTTGCTGCTCAATATCAGCGGATAATTGGCAGATAACCAGGTCTTTACCCGGTTCCATCAGTATTGCATTAATCGTTGACAATATCGTTCTCTCCCCTGTGTCACTTTTGTTTGCCGGACTTAAAGCAAGGTTCCTGACCGATTAACTTCGCCGTTAACAACAAAAAACCTTTCCCGGTTGGCCGATCAGGCTGTACCTTACTAGCAGAATCACCGCAAGTTTATTTTCCCAAATTTTTAGTAAATAAGTATTTCACATTTTCGCAAACCATCATAGTATAAGATAAGACGCGTTATCGTCTATTAAGCTGCAATCCTGGATGACCCGGATTGCGGCAACTGGGCATTATTAGTTTTAGAGGAGTGATCTTACCTTGGAAAACATAATTGGCAGACAAACAATGATCTTTAGAATTTCCGAGCTTTGTCACATTATAAACTCCTGCCGAAGCACCGGCGGTAACCCTAATCAGTACTATGACGAGCTGGAACTGCTGTTGGAGCGCTACCAGCAATCCAAAAACAAACAAGCCGCTGCCGCCGATACGGAAGCACACTATCTGCTTGCCAGCTTCCGCTAAAGAAGGTCTTATACTTACCAGTGCCTTGACCAACC encodes:
- a CDS encoding small, acid-soluble spore protein, H family; its protein translation is MHANRAEEIMKSADVIGVQYRNNAVWIDNIDKGRNTAYVTYLEKGNTVHVSIDRLVETGPVTGRQ